TTTGTGAACCCCGTTCACATTTGTCCGGCACATCGGCCGGTGCGTCGCGCCGGCCGATGAACGCGTCGCGCAGGGCGACGGGCTTGGGGATCCGGCGGAGCGCCGTCATACTGTCACGCGGTCCGGGCCCCCGTCGCTTTACATACATCGTGAACCAGCCGCCAGTTCCAGTGGTACCGCGAGTTCGCGGTGATCGCGTGCAGTCGTGAGACGGCCGGTATCCGGCTGGATCGGGCTGCGCTACCTGCGCAGCCAACGCGCGAACCAGTTCGCCTCCTTCGTCACTCTGGCGTCCGCGCTCGGCGTTGCGCTCGGCGTTGCGGCGCTGATCGTCGTGCTGTCGGTCATGAACGGCTTCGAGAGTGAATTGCGGCAGCGGCTGACGAGCGTCACCGGGCACGCCTGGGTGGGCGGTCGCCAGGGGCTGGAGAACTGGCCCGCGCTGCTGGCGCAGCTGCAGCGCTACCCGGGAGTGACCGGAGTCGTGCCGGTCATCGAGCTCGAGGCGGTCATTGCTCACGGCTCGGATCTCGCCGGCGTGGTGCTGACGGGCACCGATCCGGCGCTGGAGCCCGCAGACTCGCCGCTTCGCGCCGGCATGCGCAGGGGCGCACTCGACGATCTGGCGGCGGACGGCCGGGCGATCATCCTCGGCGATGCCCTTGCCGCCCGGATCGGTGCCTCGGTCGGCGATGCGGTCACCATCCTGGTGCCGACCAGGGACGCGGTGCGTGGCCTGCAGTCGCGGCTGCGCCAGTTCACGGTGCGCGGCATCTTCGAGCTCGGCGTCAAGGACCACGACGGTACCCGGGCACTGATCAGCCTCGCGGAGGCGGCGGCCATCGGCGGCTATGGCGATCGCGTCGCCGGGCTGCGGGTCACCACCGCCGATATTTTTGCGGCTCCTGCGCTGATCCGGGGCTGGGCCGCCGCACACACCGGGGATTTCGAGGTGCGCGACTGGACGCAGGATCACGCAACGTACTTCCGCGCGGTCCGCCTCGAAAAGATCATGATGATGGTCCTGCTGTCGTTGATCGTCGGAGTTGCGGCCTTCAACATCATCGCGACCCTGGTGATGGTCGTGACCGACAAGCGGGGAAGCATCGCGATCCTGCGCACGCTCGGCTGCTCGCGGGCCGATATCGTGCGTATCTTCGCCGTGCAGGGGCTGGCGATCGGCTGGATCGGCGCGCTCGGCGGGGTCGCGCTCGGGGTGGCGCTCGCGGGGAACGTCGGCGTCGTGGCGCCGCGCCTGGAAAGCCTGTTCGGTTTTCAGTTCATGCCGGCCGACGTGTACTACCTGACCGCACTGCCGGCGGAGTTGCACTGGGGCGACGTGCTCGGCGTGGGCGTAATTGCGCTGGCGATGACGGCAGTGGCGACGGTCTACCCGGCGATGCGGGCCGCCGCGGTCGCGCCGGCCGAAGTCCTGCGCTACGAGTGAGGAAGTGACGCATGCTGCGACCCGTGGAGCTGGCGATTGCGACACGCTACCTGCGTTCGCGGAACAAGAACCGCTTCGTGTCGTTCATATCGCTGGTCTCGGTGGCGGGTATCGGGCTTGCGGTCGCGGTGCTGATCACGGTCCTCTCGGCGATGAACGGCTTCGAACACGAGGTGCGCAACCGCATTCTCGGTGTGCTCGGCCATGCCACCATCACGGGGGCGGATGGCGCACTGTCAGACTGGCGGCGACTGCAGCAGATCGCCGCCGCGCAGCCGGGCGTGTTGGCCACCGCACCGTTCGTCAGGGGCGAGGCGATGGTGGCCGGCAAGGCGGCGGTCAAGGGCGTGGAGGTTCGCGGTATCGACCCGGAGGAGGAACTGCGCACGGTCACCCTGGGCGCTTTGTTGCGGGAGGGGGACTTCCGTGCGCTGACGCCGGGCGGCTACGGTATCGTCATCGGTGCTGCGCTCGCCGAGTTGCTGGAAGTCGGGCCCGGCGACAGCGTCGTACTGCTGGTGCCCGAGGGGATCGCGACCCCGGCCGGAGTCGCGCCACGCATGCGCCGTTTCCACGTGACGGGGATCTTCTACGCCGGCATGTACGAGTACGACCGCGGCCTCGTCTTCATGCACCGCGTGGACGCGGCGCGCCTGTTCCGTCTCGGCGACGCGGTCAGCGGCATCCGGCTCGCGTTCACGGACCCGCAGCTTGCGCCCGACGGCGTGCTCAGCGTTGCGCGGGAGTACGGCGGCGGCGTCTTCGTCAGCGACTGGACGCGTGAGCACCGGAATTTTTTCCGCTCGATCCAGATGACCAGGTCGATCATGTTCGTGATCCTGCTGATGGTCGTGGCGGTCGCCGCGTTCAACATCGTCTCCACCCTCGTGATGGTGGTGCGGGAGAAGCGCGGGGAGATCGCGATCCTGCGCACGCTCGGTGCCGCGCCCGCATCCATCGTCAGCACGTTCATGGCGCAGGGCACCCTCATCGGCCTCGCTGGCACGGCGCTTGGCGTTATCGGCGGCGTGGCGATAGCGAGCAACCTCGACGTGCTGGTCGGGCTCGTGGAGCGCGCGCTCGACATCAAGTTCCTGGCGCCGGATATCTATTTCATCAGCGACTTTCCGACGCAGCTTCGCTGGCGTGATGTCGGCGCCATCGCCGGCATAGCGCTGGGACTGGCGTTGAGTTCGACGCTGTATCCGGCCTGGCGGGGTGCAGCGATGCCGCCCGCCGAAGCATTGCGACATTACTGAGGACTCCAGGGGTTCAGCGGATGACGCGAGAGACAGCGACGGACCCGGTTCCCGCGCCGGCGAACACGCCGCTCGCCTGCGTGGGGCTCGAAAAGGAGTTCACCGAGGGCCCGACAGTGGTGCGGGTGCTGCGTGGGGTGAATCTCAGCGTGGCGCGCGGCGAGCGTGTCGCCATCATCGGGGCGTCGGGTGCCGGCAAGACGACCTTGTTGCAGTTGCTCGGCGGCCTCGATACCCCGACACGGGGCTCGGTGACCGTGCTGGGGCGTGACCTCGCGACGCTCGGCCAGGCCGAACGCGGCCGGGTGCGCAATCAGTCGATCGGGTTCGTGTACCAGTTCCATCACCTGCTGCCGGAGTTCACGGCGCTCGAGAACGTCGCCATGCCGCTGCTGCTGCGGCGGCTGTCGCTCGGCGAAGTGGAGACGCGCGCCCGGCGCGTGCTGGAACGGGTCGGGCTGGCTGAGCGCGTCGAGCACAAGCCGGGTGAACTGTCGGGTGGTGAACGCCAGCGCGTGGCTGTGGCCAGGGCGCTGGTGACGGAACCGGCCGTCGTGCTCGCCGACGAGCCGACCGGCAACCTGGATCATCGGACGGGCGACCTCGTGTTCGAACTGATGCTCGAACTGAACGCGGAGACCGGTGCCAGCCTGGTGGTGGTCACGCATGACAACGCCCGGGCACGGCGCATGGACCGGGTGCTGCACATGGAGGACGGAAGCCTGCGCGACGTCACCGACGGGAGCCTGCCCTGAGCGGTCGCCGCGACTCCCCGCCCATGGGTCCGGCGTTTTTCATCCTGAGTTCCGGCCGTTCGGGCAGCACCTTGCTTGCCTCGATGCTGAACATGCATCCGCAGGTGCATGTGCCGGTCGAGCTCTTCGGGCTGTATTCCGCCCTGCCGCGTGCGCTCGCCTGGTACGGTGATCTGCGCCGCGACTACAACCGGCGCCTGCTGGCGCGTGACCTGTCGTACCTCGGGCAACTCGCCGAGTTCGGGGTCCGCTTCGACGTCGAGGGCTTCATCGGGCGGCTGGAGCGGTCCGGAACCGGACTTGCCGCCGTCGTCTCATGTTTCTACGAGACGCTGCGGGTGGACGCGGGCAAACCGCTGCTGGGTGACAAGACGCCGAACCATACACCGCAGCTGCCGCTGATCGAGCAACTGTTCCCGGCGATGCGTGTAGTCCATCTCGTCCGCGACGGGCGTGACTGTGCGGCATCGTCACAGCGCGCGCGCCGGGGCATCAATCAGCGCAACGTGTACGAGCTCGCGCGACTATGGCCGCGTAACAATACCGCCATTGCCGCCTTCGGCGCCCGCCACCCCGGGCGATATCATCGGCTGCACTACGAGGAGCTGATCGGCGATCCCGCGGGCAGCCTCGCGCGCCTCTGCGGGTTTCTCGACCTGTCGTTCGATCCCGCGATGCTGGAGTTCCCGAGCGGGGAGTTCGCCCGGCGCAACGCGACGCTGCTCGATCAGCACGCCAACCTGGCGCGGGGCGTCCTGGTCGACAATCGCGGGAAGTGGCGCTCGACGCTCGGTGAGCGCGAGGTTCGCCTCTATGAGTTCATGGCCGGCGATGCGCTGCGCCGGTTTGGCTATTCGTTGTCCACGCCCGCGCACGACGAGCCGGCCCTGCGTCTCGTCGGCCAGGCCGCGACCGGCTACCGGCGTCTGCGTCGCGGTTTGCGCGCTGCCCGCATCGAGGGCACGCGCTGGCTGGCCATCGTCGCCAAGCGGTTCGCGCACCGGCGGCCTTCGGCCGCCTGACGCCGTCGCCGGCGATCACTCTACGGGAGCACGTGGCACGCGCCGACGGCGCAGACGGCGCACGGAGGACCAACTCCAGGCGACGTTGGCGCCGAAGTAGACCAGTGCTCCGGTCACCATGGCCGTCAGCAAAGATCCCAGCAACAGGGGCTGCCACAGCAGGCCGGTTTGCGTCTGCAGCCATTCCCAGGTGAACTGCTCCGGCCACGGCGCGGTGGGCGTGCCGAGCAGCCATGCCCCAAGCCGGTACTCGAAATAGAAGACGGGGATCAGGGTGAAGGGTGTGTTCGCCCATGCCGCCGCCGCCGCAACGGCGAGATTGACGCGCACGAGCAGTGCGAGGAGTACCGCGATCGGAGTGTGGCCCGGCACCGGCAGCATCGAGATGAATACGCCGATGGCGAGGGCGCCGGTCACGCTGCGCCGATTGACCGCGAAATACATCGGATGGCGCAGCATCGCCCGGAAGGGGCGCAGGTACCATGCCGCCTCATTCCGGCGATATTGCCTCGATATGCGGCGCAGATAGCGGCGCGGCATTGCCTAGACTGCCGTCAGTAACACGTCGTTGAAATCCGCGACCGGGGGTTCGATACCGGGAGCAGCGCGGATTATCCGTTATCCGGGGGCGCGGGGCACATGTTCCGGGTCGCATTGCCGGCGCTCGCCGGCGCCTGGTTCCTGCAGCAGGCGCATGCACCGCAGCTCCTGGCGCTGCCGGCCGCGTGCTGGGCCCTCGCCGGGTTGTGCGCCTGGTGGCTGGCGGGCGCGCGCGTGGCGCTGGTGCTGCTCGCCTGCGGCTGGACCCTGGTGCGCGCCGGCTGGCTGCTCGATGCGCAGCTGCCGGAGGCCCTGGCGGGCCAGGACGTACTGGTTCGCGGGGTCGTATGCGATTTCCCGCGCAGCGATCCGCAGGCGGTGCGCTTTGTGCTGGCGCTGGACGCCGGGCGGCAGTCCGCAGCGTTACCGTCGCGCGTGTATCTCAGCTGGTTCGATCGCGCACCGCCGATCCGGCCCGGTGAGCGCTGGCAACTACGGGTGCGGTTGCGCCCGCCGCGGGGGTTGCGCAATCCGGGTGGATTCGATTTCGAGCGGTGGCTGTACGTGCGCGGCATCGGCGCATCGGGCTATGTACGCGAATCCCGCCTGAACCGGCCGCTCGACGATGCCGGGCCGGCGTGTGCACTGGGTGCTGCACGCGGGTTCCTGGCCGAGCGCATCGCCGCGGCACTCGGCACGCACCCGGCCGCGGGCCATGTGCTCGGGGTGGCGGTCGGTGCCACTCACCGCTTGACCGATGACGACTGGGAGCTGCTGCGGCGGACCGGCACGACGCACCTGCTTGCCATCTCGGGGCTCAACATCGCCATGGTGGCGGCACCGTTCCTGCTGGCCGGGCCCTGGCTCAGCCGGATCTGGAGCGGGTTCGCCGGGCAGGCCAATGCCGGGCTCGCGCCGGCGGTGCTGGCAGCCACGGCGTACTCCGCGCTGTCCGGGTTCGAGGTGAGCACCGTAAGAGCCCTCGTCATGCTGATGGCAGCGGCACTGCTGCTGACCTGCCGGCGTCGCATCGAGGCGCTCGATGTGCTGGGCACGGCGGCCATGGCCCTGCTGGTGCTCGATCCGCAGGGAGTCGTGTCGGTGAGCTTCTGGCTGTCGTTCCTGGCGGTGGGCTGGCTGCTGGTCGCCGCATCCCGCAGCGCAGGGCGGGTGGCTGAACGGAGCAGTTCGTCTGTCGTCCTGCGTGCGACGTCACAGCTGCGCCGGGCCGGAGGCGACCTGCTGCGCGCCCAGGCGGTGCTCGGTCTCGGGCTCGCCCCGGTCACCCTGGCCTGGTTTCAGCAGGTCTCGGTCGTGGCGCCCCTGACGAACCTCGTCGCGGTGCCGGTGTTCAGTGTGCTGGTGATGCCGCTCGCATTGCTGGGCGGCGTGCTGGTGGTGCCTGCGCCCGAGTCCGGCGCCGCGGTGCTGCGGCTCGCCGCCGACGTGACGGGTGGCCTGCTCACGCTGCTGCGTATTGCAGCCGACGCGCCGCTGACGGTTTGGGAACCGCTGCCGGCCGGTACCTCCGGTCTCCTGATGGCGACGGTTGCAGCCGCATGGTTGTGCTGGTGGGCACCTCTGCCACTGCGCGCCTGCGCCGTGGCGCTGCTGCTGCCGGCCCTGCTCGGCGGCAGCCGCGAGCGACCACAGTTGCAGGTGACGGCGCTCGATGTGGGGCAGGGCCTTGCGGTCCTCGTCCAGACGCCGCGACATGCGCTGCTCTACGACGCAGGCCCCGCCTTTCGGCTGCGCGACGCAGGCGAGTCGGTCGTGCTGCCCGCGTTGCGCAGCTCCGGTGTCGGCCAGCTCGATGCAGTCGTGATATCGCACGACGACCAGGATCACGCCGGCGGCGCCGGCAGCGTGCTGCGGCGCTTTCCGCAGGCGCTGCTGCTCACCCCGGAGGGTTCGCGTCTCCGGGCGCGCCGCCGGCAGCACTGTGCCGCCGGCCTGGCGTGGCGCTGGGACGGCGTGTTGTTCCGGATAGTCGCGCCCGATCCACGCGCGACGACGATCTCCGACAACGATCGCTCCTGTGTCCTGCATGTCATGGCGCCCGGGTTCAGCGTGCTGCTGCCGGGTGACATCGAGCGGCGCCAGGAGGACGCACTGGCCTACGCCGGCCTGATCGAGACCACCGATGTCGTCGTGGCGCCGCATCACGGGAGCCGCAGTTCGTCGGGACCGGCGCTGGTGGCGGCGACCCGGCCCCGCTTCGTGGTCTTTTCCACCGGCTATCGCAATCGCTGGGGGTTTCCCGCGACGCAGGTCCGTGAGCGCTGGGCGGCAACGGGCGCCTGCCTGCTCGATACCGCAGGCGATGGCGCAATCCGCATTGCTTCCGGCGACGGCGGAGCGCCACGGCTGCGCCGGCGCGAACGCATCGATGCCGCGCACCTCTGGACCGCGGGAGCGGGCGAGCGGCCGCCCTGTGCGGCCGTGCCTGGAACGTAATCCGCCAGCCCGGGTAAGTTAAACTGGCGTCGCGTGAGCGGGTTATAGTTGCAATCGGAAGGCGTTTCGGGACCGCGGGGTCATGCTGGAAATCATCAAGTCGGGCGGCTGGCTCATGGTGCCGATCATCGGCTGCTCGATCATGGCGTTCGCGATCGTGCTCGAGCGTGCCTGGACCCTGCAGCGGCGTCGCGTGCTGCCCGACGATCTGACGCGCCAGGTATGGGAGTGGGTGAGTCGCAACGAACTGCATCACCGGCATATTCAGGCGCTGCAGGAGGGTTCGCCTCTCGGACGCATCCTCGCCGCCGGGCTCGTGAACCGCAACCGCGACCGCCAGATCATGAAGGAATGCATCGAGGATACCGGGCGGCACGTCGTGCATGACCTGGAGCGTTACCTCAACCTGCTCGGCACGATTGCCGCCGTGTCGCCGCTGCTCGGCCTGCTCGGCACGGTGACCGGCATGGTGAAGATCTTCGCTGCGATCAGCGCCAGTGGCGCGGTCGGCGATCCCTCCGTGCTTGCCGGCGGCATTTCCGAGGCGCTGATCACGACCGTCGGCGGCCTGGCGGTGGCGATTCCCTCGCTGGTCGCCTACCGCTACCTGCGCGACCGCGTCGACGGACTGGTGATCGCCATGGAAAAGGAGGCCATCACCCTGGTGGAGGCCCTGCACCGGCGCCAGTACCTCAACAGCTTCGGACGTCCGGATGAATCTGCGGCAGCGTAACGCGCGCGAAGAACCCGAAGTGAACCTCATCTCCCTCGTGGACGTGGTTCTGCTGCTCCTTATCTTCTTCATGCTGACCAGCAGCTTCGTCCGCCAGTCGCAGCTCGCGGTCCGCCTGCCGGAGGCGAGCGCCACCGAGCAGGCCGCGGTCCCGGAGCGGCCGCCGCTCGAGATCACCGTCACGGCACGCGGGGAGTTCTTCGTCAACGGTCGGGCACTGGTCGATAACCGGCCCGAGACGCTGGCCGCTGCAATCCGTCGGGTGCAGGCGGATGTCCAGACCGCAGGCGAGGCAGTGATCAGCGCCGACGCGCGCGCCGCGCACCAGGACGTGGTGACGGCCATGGATGTCGTCGGGCGCCTGGGCATCACCGAGGTGCAGATTTCGACCATCCGGCCGAGGCCGGAGTAGGGCTGCGGTTGGAGGCGCCTGCGGGCAGTTCGGCGCGGCTATTCCGGCGACTCATCGGGCTGTCGCTGCCACACTGGCGCATGTTCCTGCTTGCCGCCGTGGGAATGGTGCTGTTCGCAGCGACCGACACGGCGTTCGCATGGCTGGTGAAAAACCTGCTGAAGGCGGTCAGCCCCGGTGCGCTGTCGGAGCGGCAGGAAGCCATCCGGAACTGGATTCCCTTCGCCATCCTCGCCCTGTTCGTGCTGCGCGGCGTGGGGGAGTTCGCCTCGACCTACGGGCTCGGCTGGGTGGGCCGGCAGGTCATCTGCCGGCTGCGCGAGCAGGTGTTCGACAAGTTCATGCGCCTGCCGACGCGTTTTTTCGATCAGGCCTCGTCGGCGCAGTTGCTCTCGCGCCTGACGTTCAATATCGAGCAGATCGCCGAGTCGACCTCCAGCGTGGTCACGGTGATGGTACGCGAGCTGCTGACCGCCATCGGCCTCATCGGCTACATGCTGTACCTGAGCCCGCCGCTGGCTGCCTTCATTTTTATCGCGCTGCCGCTGGTCGTGGTCCTTACACGCGTCCTCGGCCGGCTGTTCCGCCGCTACAGCGAGCGCATTCAGCAGTCCATGGGCGACGTGACCAAGGTCGCCCAGGAGGCGTTGCAGAGCCAGCGCGTGGTGCGCATCTTCAATGCCCGGGACTACGAGAACCAGCGTTTTGCCGCGGCCAACGAGAAGAATCGCCGCGTGCACATGCGGCTGGTGGTTACGCGTGCGACGGGTGATGCCCTCACGGCATTCGTGGCTGCCGCGGGCCTGGCGGGCGTCACCGCAGTGGCGACCTCCGACACGGTGCGCGAGGCGATGGACCTCGGTGATTTCGGCGGGTTTATCACGGCGATGCTGCTGCTGATGCGCCCGTTGCGGCAGTTGACCGGCGTCAACGCCGTGATCCAGAAGGGGCTGGCGGCGGGCGAGAGCGTGTTCGGCCTGCTGGACGAGCCGGACGAGCGCGACAGCGGCAGTCACGCGCCTGCCCGCGCGCGGGGCAAGGTCGAGTTTCGCGGGGTCAGCTTCACCTACGACAGCGCCAAGGGCGTCATCCTGCGCGACATCGACCTCGTGGTGCCGGCCGGTCGCAAACTCGCGATCGTCGGCCGCTCGGGCAGCGGCAAGACCACCCTCGTCAACCTGCTGCCGCGCTTCTACGAGGTGGACTCCGGTGCCATCCTGCTCGACGACCGGCCACTCGGCGAGTATTCCCTCGCGGCGCTGCGCAGCCAGATCAGCCTGGTCAGCCAGGAAATCGTGCTGTTCGACGACACGGTCGCAAACAACATCGCCTACGGCGCGCTCAACGGCGCACCGCGCGCCGAGATCGAGCGCGCCGCGCGCGCGGCACACCTCACTGACGTGCTGGCACAGCTCCCGCAGGGACTGGATACCGTGGTCGGTGACCGCGGCGTGCTGCTGTCCGGCGGCCAGCGCCAGCGCGTGGCGATCGCCCGCGCACTGCTCAAGGATGCGCCGGTCCTGATCCTCGACGAGGCGACCTCCGCCCTCGATTCGGAGTCCGAGCGCCATATCCAGGCGGCGCTCGAGGACCTGATGGCTAATCGCACCACCTTCGTCATCGCGCACCGGCTGTCGACGGTCGAACACGCCGACTCGATCATCGTCATGGCCGAGGGCCGGATCGTCGAAAGCGGCACGCACCGCGAGTTGCTGGCGGCCAATGGCCGCTATGCGACGCTCTATCGCCTGCAGTTCCGGGATGAGTAGCGGAGCGCTCGCGCGTCGCCTCGAGCGACTCTGGTACAGCGATTCGGCGCTGGCGCTGCTGCTGCTGCCATTCGCGGCGCTGTTCGCGGTGGCGGCGGGCCTGCGTCGCGCGCTCTACAGCCGTGGCTGGCTGCACTCGACGCGGGTCGGCGTGCCCGTGATCGTGGTCGGCAACATTACCGTGGGTGGCGCGGGCAAGACGCCACTGGTGGCCTGGCTCGCGGGCCGGCTGCTGGCAGACGGCCGGCGACCCGGCATCGTCAGTCGTGGCTATGGGGGCGCCGGGCAGCGCGAGCCGGTGGCGGTCACGACCGACAGCCGCGCCGAGGAGGTCGGCGACGAGCCCGTGCTGCTCGCCAGGCGCACGCGTGTCCCGGTCGTCGTGTGTCCCGAGCGGGTCCGCGCGGCGCGGATGCTGGTTGCCGCGGGCGTCGATGTCATCATCGCCGACGACGGCTTGCAGCACTATGCGCTCGCGCGCGATCTCGAAGTCATCGTCGTGGACGGAGATCGGCGGCTCGGCAATGGTCATTTACTGCCGGCCGGCCCGCTGCGCGAATCAGCGCGGCGTCTGCAGGGCGCGCCGCTGGTGGTGCTGAACGCGGGAGTCCGTGCCTGCGGCGACCATGAACTGGTGTTCCGCCTGAAGGCAGGCGATGCCCTGGCGCTCAATCGGCGGGAGCGGCGGGCCTTGCAGGTCTTCTCCGGCGAGAAAGCGTGGGCGGTGGCCGGCATCGGCAACCCGGAGCGGTTCTATGCGCAACTGCGGGCCTGTGGCATCGTTCCCGTGCCGGTCGCGGTGCCCGACCATGGGCGGGTGGATCTGACCCGACTGCGTGAGCAGGCGGACTGGCCCATACTGATGACGGAAAAGGACGCCGTGAAATACTCGGGCTATCGCGATGTCGCGGCCTGGTATCTGCCGGTGGAGGTCGAGATGCCGCAAACCGTGGAGGAGGCGATCATGCACCGGGTGCGCGGCGCGCTGCCGGCTGCTGTGCCGGCACAGGGCAACGGTGACGGCGGTGCCTGAGTTCTTCGTGGTCATTCCGGCGCGCTTCGCTTCGACGCGCTTCCCGGGCAAGCCCCTGGCGCAGATTGCAGGCCGCCCGATGATCCGACACGTATTCGAACGCGCCTGCGCGAGCGGGGCGGCAGAGGTCATTCTCGCCACCGATGACAAGCGTATTGCCGAGGTTGCGCGGGGCTTTGGCGCGGCGGTCGTCATGACCCGCACGGAGCATGTCTCCGGCACCGAGCGGGTTGCCGAGGTCGCGGTGCATCGTGGCTGGGCGCGCGACGCGCTGGTGGTCAACGTGCAGGGCGACTCGCCCCTGGTTGCGCCGGAGAATATTGGCGCGGTGGCGGAACTCCTCGCGCAGCATCCGGCCGCATCGATCGCCACGCTGTGCACGCCGATCACCTCGGTCCATGAGTACACGAGCCGCAACATCGTGAAGGTCGTCATGGATCAATCGGGACGCGCGCTGTACTTCAGCCGGGCGTCGATTCCGAGCACCGCCCACGGCGCGGCGGGGCTGCCTGCCGCCTGGCGTCATCTGGGGCTGTATGCCTACCGGGCCGCGGATCTGTCGCGACTGAGCCGGGCGCCGCCCTGTGCGCTCGAGGAGACCGAGCGGCTCGAGCAGTTGCGGGCGCTGTGGCTCGGCATGGAGATTCGCATCGGTATTGCGCCGCGGATCCCGGGGCCGGACGTGGATGCGCCCGACGATGTTGCGGCCGTGGAAAGAATCATCGCAGCGGCCGGAACGACCGCGGCGTGAGGGCGGGATGAGGAACAGGTGATGCGGGTATTGCTCGTTTGCATGGGAAACATCTGCCGTTCGCCGCTGGCGCATGGCGTCGTGCGGCAGCGACTGCGCGAGGCCGGGTTGGCAGCGGCCGTCGAACTGGACTCGGCCGGCACACACGGCTACCACGAAGGCGCGCCGCCCGATGAGCGGGCCCAGGCCGCGGCATCCCGTCGCGGCATCGACATCTCAGACCTGCGAGCGCGTGCCGTTCAGGCGGCCGATTTCGAGGCATTCGACCTGCTCCTGGCGATGGACGACGAGAATATCGAGGCGCTGCAAGGGGCCGCCAACGAGCGCTACCACGGCAAGATCCACCTGTTTCTCGAGTACGCGGTCGGCGACACCGGCCGCATCGTCCCGGACCCGTACTACGGCGGTCCGATCGGTTTCGAGCGCGTGCTCGACATGGTGGAAGAAGCAGCGGAAGGTCTGGTGGCAAGACTGCAGGCCGAATTGGCGGGCCGCTGACGCGCTGTAATCTAATCGGTGCCGGGTTTGGCTTTTTGCCTTGTTTAAAATGACCGACATCGTACCGAACCTGAAATAGGCCAAAAAGGCCAAACACGGTACCATCCAGCTGGCTCGCAAGACCCGACGCCGCTTACCCCGGTGAAGATGAGGCCGCG
This genomic interval from Gammaproteobacteria bacterium contains the following:
- a CDS encoding lipoprotein-releasing ABC transporter permease subunit — its product is MRRPVSGWIGLRYLRSQRANQFASFVTLASALGVALGVAALIVVLSVMNGFESELRQRLTSVTGHAWVGGRQGLENWPALLAQLQRYPGVTGVVPVIELEAVIAHGSDLAGVVLTGTDPALEPADSPLRAGMRRGALDDLAADGRAIILGDALAARIGASVGDAVTILVPTRDAVRGLQSRLRQFTVRGIFELGVKDHDGTRALISLAEAAAIGGYGDRVAGLRVTTADIFAAPALIRGWAAAHTGDFEVRDWTQDHATYFRAVRLEKIMMMVLLSLIVGVAAFNIIATLVMVVTDKRGSIAILRTLGCSRADIVRIFAVQGLAIGWIGALGGVALGVALAGNVGVVAPRLESLFGFQFMPADVYYLTALPAELHWGDVLGVGVIALAMTAVATVYPAMRAAAVAPAEVLRYE
- a CDS encoding lipoprotein-releasing ABC transporter permease subunit → MLRPVELAIATRYLRSRNKNRFVSFISLVSVAGIGLAVAVLITVLSAMNGFEHEVRNRILGVLGHATITGADGALSDWRRLQQIAAAQPGVLATAPFVRGEAMVAGKAAVKGVEVRGIDPEEELRTVTLGALLREGDFRALTPGGYGIVIGAALAELLEVGPGDSVVLLVPEGIATPAGVAPRMRRFHVTGIFYAGMYEYDRGLVFMHRVDAARLFRLGDAVSGIRLAFTDPQLAPDGVLSVAREYGGGVFVSDWTREHRNFFRSIQMTRSIMFVILLMVVAVAAFNIVSTLVMVVREKRGEIAILRTLGAAPASIVSTFMAQGTLIGLAGTALGVIGGVAIASNLDVLVGLVERALDIKFLAPDIYFISDFPTQLRWRDVGAIAGIALGLALSSTLYPAWRGAAMPPAEALRHY
- the lolD gene encoding lipoprotein-releasing ABC transporter ATP-binding protein LolD: MTRETATDPVPAPANTPLACVGLEKEFTEGPTVVRVLRGVNLSVARGERVAIIGASGAGKTTLLQLLGGLDTPTRGSVTVLGRDLATLGQAERGRVRNQSIGFVYQFHHLLPEFTALENVAMPLLLRRLSLGEVETRARRVLERVGLAERVEHKPGELSGGERQRVAVARALVTEPAVVLADEPTGNLDHRTGDLVFELMLELNAETGASLVVVTHDNARARRMDRVLHMEDGSLRDVTDGSLP
- a CDS encoding sulfotransferase translates to MGPAFFILSSGRSGSTLLASMLNMHPQVHVPVELFGLYSALPRALAWYGDLRRDYNRRLLARDLSYLGQLAEFGVRFDVEGFIGRLERSGTGLAAVVSCFYETLRVDAGKPLLGDKTPNHTPQLPLIEQLFPAMRVVHLVRDGRDCAASSQRARRGINQRNVYELARLWPRNNTAIAAFGARHPGRYHRLHYEELIGDPAGSLARLCGFLDLSFDPAMLEFPSGEFARRNATLLDQHANLARGVLVDNRGKWRSTLGEREVRLYEFMAGDALRRFGYSLSTPAHDEPALRLVGQAATGYRRLRRGLRAARIEGTRWLAIVAKRFAHRRPSAA
- a CDS encoding DUF2062 domain-containing protein; amino-acid sequence: MPRRYLRRISRQYRRNEAAWYLRPFRAMLRHPMYFAVNRRSVTGALAIGVFISMLPVPGHTPIAVLLALLVRVNLAVAAAAAWANTPFTLIPVFYFEYRLGAWLLGTPTAPWPEQFTWEWLQTQTGLLWQPLLLGSLLTAMVTGALVYFGANVAWSWSSVRRLRRRRVPRAPVE
- a CDS encoding DNA internalization-related competence protein ComEC/Rec2; this encodes MFRVALPALAGAWFLQQAHAPQLLALPAACWALAGLCAWWLAGARVALVLLACGWTLVRAGWLLDAQLPEALAGQDVLVRGVVCDFPRSDPQAVRFVLALDAGRQSAALPSRVYLSWFDRAPPIRPGERWQLRVRLRPPRGLRNPGGFDFERWLYVRGIGASGYVRESRLNRPLDDAGPACALGAARGFLAERIAAALGTHPAAGHVLGVAVGATHRLTDDDWELLRRTGTTHLLAISGLNIAMVAAPFLLAGPWLSRIWSGFAGQANAGLAPAVLAATAYSALSGFEVSTVRALVMLMAAALLLTCRRRIEALDVLGTAAMALLVLDPQGVVSVSFWLSFLAVGWLLVAASRSAGRVAERSSSSVVLRATSQLRRAGGDLLRAQAVLGLGLAPVTLAWFQQVSVVAPLTNLVAVPVFSVLVMPLALLGGVLVVPAPESGAAVLRLAADVTGGLLTLLRIAADAPLTVWEPLPAGTSGLLMATVAAAWLCWWAPLPLRACAVALLLPALLGGSRERPQLQVTALDVGQGLAVLVQTPRHALLYDAGPAFRLRDAGESVVLPALRSSGVGQLDAVVISHDDQDHAGGAGSVLRRFPQALLLTPEGSRLRARRRQHCAAGLAWRWDGVLFRIVAPDPRATTISDNDRSCVLHVMAPGFSVLLPGDIERRQEDALAYAGLIETTDVVVAPHHGSRSSSGPALVAATRPRFVVFSTGYRNRWGFPATQVRERWAATGACLLDTAGDGAIRIASGDGGAPRLRRRERIDAAHLWTAGAGERPPCAAVPGT
- a CDS encoding MotA/TolQ/ExbB proton channel family protein — its product is MLEIIKSGGWLMVPIIGCSIMAFAIVLERAWTLQRRRVLPDDLTRQVWEWVSRNELHHRHIQALQEGSPLGRILAAGLVNRNRDRQIMKECIEDTGRHVVHDLERYLNLLGTIAAVSPLLGLLGTVTGMVKIFAAISASGAVGDPSVLAGGISEALITTVGGLAVAIPSLVAYRYLRDRVDGLVIAMEKEAITLVEALHRRQYLNSFGRPDESAAA
- a CDS encoding biopolymer transporter ExbD, with translation MNLRQRNAREEPEVNLISLVDVVLLLLIFFMLTSSFVRQSQLAVRLPEASATEQAAVPERPPLEITVTARGEFFVNGRALVDNRPETLAAAIRRVQADVQTAGEAVISADARAAHQDVVTAMDVVGRLGITEVQISTIRPRPE